A stretch of Paenibacillus mucilaginosus 3016 DNA encodes these proteins:
- a CDS encoding 1-acyl-sn-glycerol-3-phosphate acyltransferase, translated as MFIEGTRSQSEEMGDPKKGIGFLVAKSRAPVVPVLIQGAAGGWFSRATVTFGEPLVLESRDYEDIARQVAGAIKQLA; from the coding sequence TTGTTCATTGAAGGCACCCGTTCGCAGTCGGAGGAGATGGGGGATCCGAAGAAAGGGATCGGCTTTCTCGTGGCCAAAAGCCGGGCCCCGGTCGTTCCGGTGCTGATCCAGGGCGCGGCGGGAGGTTGGTTCTCCAGGGCCACCGTCACGTTCGGCGAGCCGCTGGTCCTCGAAAGCCGGGATTATGAAGATATCGCCCGGCAGGTGGCGGGGGCCATCAAGCAGCTGGCTTAA
- a CDS encoding transglutaminase TgpA family protein → MTTRSDTGRSALRRFFWDDWPHRLTLLLSGLILLQFTLWFGKEDGLWLPETVRIVQLTLLVVCVLEHVQKLHWLLRGLLQFVLILAINVEVLENYGIVDTMPLGSFFSSRLFLNLYELTPYLWFALGAWAAYHFMIWWVEAKWRIYSLLVISVLVLCIRDSFSSVYLWPQVAVIVGCGLFLIILSHFAQLRRRDPAAWRHLADYPASIALPVVGLVSLTVLIGAMMPEVGPALTDPYTAWRSLRGEPMNFATGKGVTVPPSEAMDTSSGYSRSDAALGGGFQFDYTPVMEVETTQRAYWRGETRSLYTGRGWDESESERRNARNPVRADNVLASDPRLPSGNMKTVEVTQKVTLLTEQRYPVLFGAYSIQKVTGINNLKNGFEPLQWSATQGELRFSERQPYPKTYEVVSQVPVVDEAALRALPAGTPAGADEFLMLPANLPERVRRLAAEITADATNPYDKAKKLEQYLQTTFPYTNKPDLTKGRSRDFVDRFLFEIKEGYCDYYSSAMAVMARSVGLPARWVKGYSSGSTPVDQYELMGLIPGQAMMDPNASGTYTVRNSDAHSWVEIYFSGYGWVPFEPTAGFAMPRASLPEIPAVEPAEAPAVEPAAAEPAAEEEEGHGLVIAGSLAVLAALAGFLAWKLQVVELWRERARRRRASLLKQKVIVECERMLRIFRRSGYVREEHETLREAVARWTRQSRWMRMDVETVLLLFEKAKYGKAEITEDDYKTATMLIDKLRSQM, encoded by the coding sequence ATGACAACCCGATCCGATACCGGCCGCTCCGCACTCCGCCGCTTCTTCTGGGACGACTGGCCGCACCGGCTCACCCTGCTGCTCAGCGGCCTGATCCTGCTGCAGTTCACGCTGTGGTTCGGCAAGGAGGACGGCCTCTGGCTGCCCGAGACGGTCCGGATCGTCCAGCTGACGCTGCTTGTGGTCTGCGTGCTCGAGCATGTGCAGAAGCTGCATTGGCTCCTGCGGGGGCTGCTGCAGTTCGTCCTGATCCTGGCGATCAACGTGGAGGTGCTGGAGAACTACGGCATCGTGGACACGATGCCCCTTGGAAGCTTCTTCTCTTCCAGACTGTTCCTGAATCTGTACGAGCTGACGCCATATCTCTGGTTCGCGCTGGGCGCCTGGGCAGCTTACCACTTCATGATCTGGTGGGTGGAAGCCAAATGGCGCATCTACAGCCTGCTTGTCATCAGCGTCCTCGTGCTCTGCATCCGCGATTCGTTCTCTTCGGTCTACCTGTGGCCTCAGGTGGCTGTGATCGTAGGATGCGGGCTGTTCCTGATCATCCTGAGTCACTTCGCCCAGCTGAGGCGCCGGGATCCGGCGGCCTGGCGGCATCTGGCCGATTACCCGGCTTCGATCGCCCTGCCGGTCGTCGGCCTGGTCTCCCTGACGGTGCTTATCGGTGCCATGATGCCGGAGGTGGGGCCGGCGCTGACCGATCCTTACACGGCCTGGCGCAGCCTGCGCGGGGAGCCGATGAATTTCGCGACCGGCAAGGGTGTCACGGTACCGCCATCCGAGGCGATGGATACGTCCTCGGGCTACAGCCGCAGCGACGCGGCGCTCGGCGGCGGCTTCCAGTTCGACTATACGCCGGTCATGGAGGTCGAGACGACCCAGCGCGCGTACTGGCGCGGGGAGACGCGGTCACTCTACACCGGACGTGGCTGGGACGAGAGCGAATCGGAGCGGCGCAATGCGCGCAATCCGGTGCGGGCCGACAATGTCCTGGCCTCCGATCCGCGGCTTCCTTCCGGCAATATGAAGACCGTGGAGGTCACCCAGAAGGTGACGCTGCTGACCGAGCAGCGGTACCCGGTGCTCTTCGGCGCTTACAGCATCCAGAAGGTGACGGGGATCAACAACCTGAAGAACGGCTTCGAGCCGCTGCAGTGGTCCGCCACGCAGGGGGAGCTGCGCTTCAGCGAGCGCCAGCCGTACCCGAAGACCTACGAGGTCGTCTCGCAGGTTCCGGTGGTCGATGAAGCGGCCCTGCGGGCGCTGCCGGCCGGCACTCCCGCCGGAGCGGACGAATTCCTGATGCTCCCGGCGAATCTGCCGGAGCGGGTGCGGCGCCTGGCCGCCGAGATTACGGCGGATGCGACGAACCCTTACGACAAGGCGAAGAAGCTCGAGCAGTACCTGCAGACGACCTTCCCGTACACGAACAAACCGGATCTGACCAAGGGGCGCAGCCGCGACTTCGTGGACCGGTTCCTATTCGAGATCAAGGAAGGCTACTGCGACTACTACTCCTCCGCCATGGCGGTCATGGCCCGTTCGGTCGGCCTGCCGGCCCGCTGGGTCAAAGGCTACTCTTCCGGCTCCACGCCGGTCGACCAGTATGAGCTCATGGGGCTCATTCCAGGCCAGGCGATGATGGACCCGAATGCGTCGGGCACTTATACGGTCCGCAACTCCGACGCCCACTCGTGGGTCGAGATTTATTTCAGCGGCTACGGCTGGGTGCCGTTCGAGCCGACGGCGGGCTTCGCGATGCCGCGTGCGTCCCTTCCGGAAATACCGGCTGTGGAACCGGCCGAGGCGCCTGCAGTCGAACCGGCCGCAGCCGAGCCTGCCGCCGAAGAAGAAGAGGGCCATGGCCTTGTGATCGCAGGCAGCCTCGCCGTGCTGGCCGCACTGGCCGGCTTCCTGGCCTGGAAGCTGCAGGTGGTGGAGCTGTGGAGAGAACGCGCCCGCCGGCGCCGGGCCTCGCTGCTGAAGCAGAAGGTCATCGTCGAATGCGAGCGGATGCTGCGGATCTTCCGCCGCAGCGGCTACGTCCGCGAGGAGCATGAGACGCTGCGCGAAGCGGTCGCCCGCTGGACGCGGCAGAGCCGCTGGATGCGGATGGACGTCGAGACCGTGCTGCTTCTCTTCGAGAAGGCGAAGTACGGCAAGGCCGAGATTACCGAAGACGACTATAAGACCGCGACGATGCTCATCGACAAGCTTCGTTCGCAGATGTAG
- a CDS encoding DUF421 domain-containing protein produces the protein MEDWWHIGLRSLAAVAVLFTIARLLGKKQISQLSFFEYITGIVIGELAGFISTELEAHFIHGLTAMLVWFVVPLFLEHLTLKSKRLRDVLEGKGTVFIRHGKVLEENLRKERFSSDELMEELRAKKVFRLADVEFAMLEASGELSILTKEEARMLKPEDAGAADECIPQAVIMDGHLMDDALCSMGMTREWLFGELDKQGLTVQDVFLAQIDAKGKLYVDLYEDGDKPPVLQAPSGLLTALKQCETYLIAQGQHTDSSYTNGVYAECASMLGDIIRRVENDRMDGMRE, from the coding sequence ATGGAGGATTGGTGGCATATTGGCCTTCGCTCGCTTGCTGCCGTCGCCGTATTGTTCACCATCGCGCGTCTGCTGGGCAAGAAGCAGATCTCCCAACTCAGCTTCTTCGAGTACATCACGGGGATCGTTATAGGGGAGCTGGCCGGGTTCATTTCGACGGAGCTCGAGGCCCACTTCATTCACGGTCTTACCGCTATGCTGGTCTGGTTCGTGGTTCCTTTGTTCCTAGAACACCTCACACTAAAGAGCAAGCGGCTGCGGGACGTGCTTGAAGGCAAGGGAACGGTCTTCATCCGGCATGGCAAGGTGCTGGAGGAAAACCTTCGGAAAGAGCGGTTTTCTTCAGACGAGCTGATGGAGGAATTGAGGGCGAAGAAGGTGTTTCGTCTGGCGGATGTGGAGTTCGCTATGCTGGAGGCCAGCGGGGAACTCAGCATTCTGACCAAGGAAGAGGCCAGAATGCTGAAGCCGGAAGACGCGGGCGCCGCGGACGAATGCATCCCGCAGGCCGTCATTATGGACGGTCATCTGATGGACGACGCTCTGTGCAGCATGGGCATGACTCGGGAATGGCTGTTTGGAGAACTGGACAAGCAGGGCTTAACGGTACAGGATGTCTTTCTTGCCCAGATCGACGCCAAGGGGAAGCTGTATGTTGATTTGTACGAGGATGGTGACAAGCCGCCGGTCCTTCAGGCCCCCTCCGGTCTTCTGACCGCCTTGAAGCAGTGTGAGACTTACCTGATAGCACAGGGACAGCATACGGACAGCAGCTATACGAACGGGGTCTATGCCGAATGCGCCTCTATGTTGGGAGACATTATCCGGCGGGTTGAGAACGATAGAATGGATGGCATGCGGGAGTAG
- a CDS encoding DUF58 domain-containing protein has translation MRMTFADKLSELPRFTRKFWAVFGAFLGSLGFLLFQGGKLALMLFVIMLILSIYLLLGQWSGIKRTQGTRTLNNTDFGSVIEAGTSLGVKIDLSIPGFWPMPYLFVKDRLYHKSGRELTFEATVVPDWRRRADWEYRTPAMRRGHYTFGRTECVTEDIFGLFEHRGELELPQSIAVMPQTVPIREWQQFHQMMKGTNHHSSTTRAVRETTQINGVREYNYGDRLSRIHWNATAKTGTWKSKEFERESLPKTYVVLDRCMKAYDDPEELELAVSAAASLFQYGAHRGLSLGLLSSGADNVYFEPKSAQSQQHALMQHFIDVEADGAHPVWQVLKTRISRLVPGSFITLISPEAGEAMLQLLIWLKQQGMNPCHLWIAPQPTVKDAWVKQLRTRGITCYPVQTLTELPGLLGGRNP, from the coding sequence ATGAGAATGACCTTCGCCGACAAGCTGTCGGAGCTGCCGCGCTTCACCCGCAAATTCTGGGCCGTGTTCGGCGCCTTCCTCGGCAGCCTCGGGTTCCTGCTCTTCCAGGGCGGGAAGCTGGCGCTGATGCTGTTCGTCATCATGCTGATCCTGAGCATCTACCTGCTGCTCGGGCAGTGGAGCGGGATCAAGCGCACCCAGGGCACCCGCACCCTGAACAACACCGACTTCGGTTCGGTGATTGAAGCCGGCACCTCGCTCGGCGTCAAGATCGACCTGAGCATTCCCGGCTTCTGGCCGATGCCTTACCTCTTCGTCAAGGACCGGCTCTACCACAAGAGCGGCCGGGAGCTGACCTTCGAAGCGACGGTCGTGCCGGACTGGCGCCGCCGCGCGGACTGGGAGTACCGGACGCCGGCGATGCGCCGGGGCCACTATACCTTCGGCCGGACCGAATGCGTGACGGAGGATATCTTCGGGCTGTTCGAGCACCGCGGCGAGCTGGAGCTGCCGCAGAGCATCGCGGTCATGCCCCAGACGGTGCCGATCCGCGAGTGGCAGCAGTTCCACCAGATGATGAAGGGAACGAATCATCATTCCTCGACGACACGGGCCGTCCGCGAGACGACCCAGATCAACGGGGTGAGGGAGTACAACTACGGCGACCGCCTGTCGCGGATTCACTGGAATGCGACGGCGAAGACCGGCACATGGAAGTCGAAGGAATTCGAGCGGGAATCCCTGCCCAAAACCTACGTCGTGCTGGACCGCTGCATGAAGGCTTATGATGATCCCGAGGAGCTCGAGCTCGCGGTTTCCGCGGCGGCGTCGCTGTTTCAATACGGTGCGCACCGCGGTCTGTCGCTTGGACTCCTGTCGAGTGGAGCGGACAATGTGTACTTTGAGCCGAAATCGGCCCAGTCGCAGCAGCATGCGCTGATGCAGCACTTCATCGACGTGGAGGCCGACGGCGCCCACCCGGTGTGGCAGGTGCTGAAGACGCGGATCTCGCGGCTCGTGCCCGGCTCGTTCATTACCCTGATCTCGCCGGAAGCGGGCGAGGCCATGCTGCAGCTGCTCATCTGGCTGAAGCAGCAGGGCATGAACCCGTGCCATCTCTGGATCGCGCCGCAGCCGACGGTGAAGGACGCCTGGGTGAAGCAGCTGCGCACCCGGGGGATCACCTGCTACCCCGTGCAGACGCTCACCGAGCTGCCGGGCCTGCTGGGAGGGAGGAACCCATGA
- a CDS encoding Crp/Fnr family transcriptional regulator produces MQTATKQTMTERPYHIPQFLSSANMERLEKVMVLQRASEGSHLFWEGDTADKLYFVKKGAVKLMKSTEDGRSIILQIAQAGDLFGEFGDPGAMSFGYDAVVLAEATLGVIALSDLENLMRSSGDFAVEFVKWQSLMQRAAQTKLRDLLLYGKSGALAATLIRLASSCGIRTERGVRISMRLTHTDLAHMIGSTRESVNRLISEYRAEGALDFQKGYITVKDEAFFKDMVGGTDIPLELCRI; encoded by the coding sequence ATGCAAACCGCGACAAAGCAGACGATGACCGAGCGCCCTTATCACATTCCGCAGTTCCTGTCCTCCGCCAATATGGAGCGTCTGGAGAAGGTTATGGTTCTCCAGCGTGCTTCCGAAGGCTCCCACCTGTTCTGGGAAGGCGATACGGCGGACAAGCTGTATTTTGTCAAAAAAGGCGCGGTCAAGCTGATGAAGTCGACGGAAGACGGACGGTCCATCATCCTGCAGATCGCCCAGGCGGGCGACCTGTTCGGAGAGTTTGGCGACCCGGGCGCCATGAGCTTCGGTTACGACGCGGTCGTCCTGGCGGAAGCGACGCTCGGCGTCATCGCCCTGAGCGACCTGGAGAACCTCATGAGATCCAGCGGCGACTTCGCAGTCGAGTTCGTGAAGTGGCAGAGCCTGATGCAGAGAGCCGCCCAGACGAAGCTGCGCGATCTGCTCCTGTACGGCAAGAGCGGCGCCCTGGCGGCCACGCTGATCCGACTGGCGAGCTCCTGTGGCATCCGCACCGAGCGCGGGGTGCGGATCTCGATGAGACTGACGCATACAGACCTGGCCCACATGATCGGGTCCACGCGGGAGAGCGTGAACCGGCTCATCTCCGAATACCGTGCGGAAGGCGCGCTGGACTTCCAGAAGGGCTACATCACGGTCAAGGACGAAGCGTTCTTCAAGGACATGGTTGGCGGAACCGACATCCCGCTGGAGCTCTGCCGCATCTAA
- the spoVAD gene encoding stage V sporulation protein AD, whose protein sequence is MLIGEQSWEFKRRPVILGTSSVVGPDEGKGPLGDQFDVVHEDTLIGQDSWEKAEKKMLEEAAELALKHANMPKEQLQFYVGGDLLNQIISNSFAVRTMQVPYLGIFGACSTSMEGLAIASMIVDSGFGERVMAGTCSHNCTAEKQFRYPTEYGSQKPPTAQYTVTGAGAAVLGLKGSGPVVTGATIGRVVDLGIKDPFNMGAAMAPAAVDTLTAHFRDFGREPGYYDLIVTGDLATVGYDIACDLLRERGLDMTQTVYQDCGKLIYDLEKQNVQAGGSGCGCSATVTYGPLLKRLRKGDLNRILVVATGALLSPLSFQQGESIPGIAHAVAIERGEVQNG, encoded by the coding sequence ATGCTGATCGGGGAACAAAGCTGGGAATTCAAGAGACGGCCTGTCATTCTGGGCACGTCGTCCGTCGTTGGGCCGGATGAAGGCAAGGGGCCCCTCGGGGATCAGTTCGATGTGGTCCATGAGGATACCTTGATCGGACAGGACAGCTGGGAGAAGGCCGAGAAAAAAATGCTTGAGGAAGCCGCAGAGCTGGCATTGAAGCATGCGAACATGCCGAAGGAGCAGCTCCAGTTCTATGTGGGGGGAGACCTGCTCAACCAGATCATCTCGAACTCCTTCGCCGTGCGGACGATGCAGGTTCCGTACCTCGGCATCTTCGGTGCCTGCTCCACCTCCATGGAGGGGCTGGCCATCGCTTCGATGATCGTCGACTCGGGCTTCGGGGAGCGGGTCATGGCCGGCACCTGCAGCCATAACTGCACGGCGGAGAAGCAGTTCCGCTATCCGACCGAATACGGCTCCCAGAAGCCTCCCACCGCGCAGTATACGGTAACGGGAGCAGGGGCGGCCGTGCTCGGGCTGAAGGGCAGCGGCCCCGTCGTGACGGGGGCGACGATCGGCCGGGTCGTCGACCTCGGGATCAAGGACCCGTTCAACATGGGCGCGGCCATGGCTCCGGCGGCGGTGGATACGCTGACCGCGCACTTCCGGGACTTCGGCAGGGAGCCTGGATATTACGATCTGATCGTGACGGGCGATCTGGCCACAGTCGGGTACGACATCGCCTGCGACCTGCTCCGGGAGCGGGGGCTCGATATGACGCAGACCGTCTATCAGGACTGCGGCAAACTCATCTATGACCTCGAGAAGCAGAACGTCCAGGCAGGGGGAAGCGGCTGCGGCTGCTCGGCGACCGTCACTTACGGACCGCTCCTGAAGCGATTAAGAAAGGGAGATTTGAACCGCATTCTGGTGGTGGCCACGGGGGCGCTGCTCTCGCCGCTATCCTTCCAGCAGGGAGAGAGCATCCCGGGGATTGCCCATGCGGTGGCCATCGAGAGAGGAGAAGTGCAGAATGGATGA
- the spoVAC gene encoding stage V sporulation protein AC encodes MATNVKNGKTPWNKKQYQEFAKTKEPARPVLRNCLRAFLVGGFICLIGQGLMELFIHGFGFTKETAGNPTVAVLIIISVLLTSFGVYDKIAQWAGAGTAVPVTGFANSVCSAALEHKSEGFVLGVGGNMFKLAGSVIVFGVVAAFFVGIVHWIFGWGVG; translated from the coding sequence ATGGCAACGAATGTGAAAAACGGAAAGACCCCATGGAACAAAAAGCAGTACCAGGAATTCGCCAAAACGAAAGAGCCGGCCCGTCCGGTTCTGCGCAACTGCCTGCGGGCGTTCCTGGTCGGCGGGTTCATCTGCCTGATCGGACAAGGCTTGATGGAGCTGTTCATCCACGGGTTCGGTTTTACCAAAGAGACGGCGGGCAACCCGACGGTGGCCGTCCTTATTATCATTTCCGTCCTTCTGACAAGCTTTGGCGTGTACGACAAGATCGCTCAATGGGCCGGCGCGGGTACGGCAGTTCCGGTCACGGGATTCGCTAACTCGGTCTGCTCGGCCGCCTTGGAGCACAAGAGCGAAGGGTTCGTGCTTGGGGTGGGGGGCAATATGTTCAAACTGGCCGGCTCGGTCATCGTGTTCGGTGTCGTGGCCGCCTTTTTCGTGGGTATCGTGCATTGGATCTTCGGATGGGGGGTCGGCTGA
- a CDS encoding L,D-transpeptidase, translating into MNRHRSQAPFRGLFLMGMLAVCLLSAVWGGSASASPVSAAAPAPGPAQKNDAPPPGLQEEGVYVVISKKTNRLTVYMNGAPYRTFPVATGRRSWLTPAGTFHIITKIKKPWYIRKQIPGGDPANPLGSRWMGLSVPGTGGYTYGIHGTNRPYSIGHSASSGCIRMHNRDIEWLYRHLPLGTVVIVKE; encoded by the coding sequence TTGAACAGACATCGTTCGCAGGCCCCCTTCAGGGGGCTGTTTTTGATGGGGATGCTGGCGGTATGCCTGCTGTCCGCCGTATGGGGCGGGTCCGCTTCCGCTTCTCCCGTGAGTGCGGCCGCTCCTGCGCCCGGTCCGGCACAGAAGAATGATGCGCCGCCGCCGGGACTGCAGGAGGAAGGCGTCTACGTCGTGATCAGCAAGAAAACGAACCGGCTGACGGTGTACATGAACGGTGCGCCTTACCGCACCTTTCCCGTGGCCACCGGCCGGAGGAGCTGGCTGACGCCTGCAGGAACGTTCCATATCATCACGAAGATCAAGAAGCCGTGGTATATCCGCAAACAAATTCCGGGCGGCGATCCGGCCAATCCGCTCGGCAGCCGGTGGATGGGGCTGAGTGTACCGGGCACCGGGGGATACACCTACGGCATTCACGGCACGAACCGGCCGTATTCCATCGGTCACAGCGCCTCCTCCGGATGCATCCGGATGCACAACCGGGATATCGAATGGCTGTACCGGCATTTGCCGCTCGGGACTGTAGTGATTGTGAAGGAATGA
- the spoVAE gene encoding stage V sporulation protein AE, giving the protein MQYLWAFLVGGAICVIGQLLIDVKKLTPAHTMSALVVAGALLDGIPAGGKSVYDRLIEFAGAGATVPITSFGNALVHGALTELVEDGPIGIITGIFSITSAGISAAIIFSFLAALAFRPQG; this is encoded by the coding sequence ATGCAGTACTTATGGGCGTTCCTGGTCGGCGGCGCAATCTGCGTGATCGGCCAGCTGCTCATTGACGTGAAGAAGCTGACGCCCGCCCATACGATGAGTGCGCTGGTGGTCGCCGGCGCCCTGCTGGACGGCATTCCGGCCGGCGGCAAGAGCGTCTACGACCGGCTGATCGAATTCGCCGGAGCCGGAGCGACCGTGCCGATCACGAGCTTCGGGAACGCGCTGGTGCACGGGGCCCTGACCGAGCTCGTGGAGGACGGTCCGATCGGCATCATCACCGGGATCTTCTCGATTACGTCGGCGGGCATCTCGGCGGCGATCATCTTCTCATTCCTGGCGGCGCTGGCCTTCAGGCCGCAAGGCTGA
- a CDS encoding AAA family ATPase has protein sequence METVTHGELAVLKRIQSNLEACILGKTDEILLLLTAMLAGGHVLLEDVPGTGKTVLIKALAKSIHGQFRRIQCNPDLLPTDITGVSIYHPKEEVFLFRPGPIMTHILLADEINRATTKTQSALLEAMEERHITVDGETHELPKPFLLLATQNPIDFEGTYILPEAQLDRFMMKFSMGYPDAETETRMIVSQSVAHPLDSLEPVAEVGQILAIQALVKQVHLDEAVANYLVSVIRLTRENPSIYLGASPRATLALVQAAKAYALLQGRDYVIPDDIKFLAPFVLGHRIILQAEARMEGATVGSVLQSVFQQVKVPVRLER, from the coding sequence ATGGAAACTGTCACTCATGGGGAACTTGCCGTGCTGAAGCGTATACAATCCAACCTGGAAGCTTGCATCCTCGGCAAAACCGATGAAATTTTACTGCTGCTCACCGCCATGCTGGCCGGCGGGCACGTACTGCTTGAAGATGTCCCGGGTACGGGCAAAACCGTCCTGATCAAAGCTCTGGCGAAGTCCATTCACGGCCAGTTCCGGCGCATTCAATGCAACCCGGACCTGCTGCCTACCGATATAACCGGCGTGTCGATCTACCACCCGAAGGAGGAAGTGTTCCTGTTCCGCCCGGGTCCGATCATGACCCATATTCTGCTTGCCGACGAGATCAACCGGGCGACGACGAAGACGCAGTCGGCCCTGCTCGAGGCGATGGAAGAGCGCCACATCACCGTGGACGGAGAGACGCATGAGCTGCCGAAGCCGTTCCTGCTGCTCGCCACACAGAACCCGATCGACTTCGAAGGGACCTACATCCTGCCGGAAGCCCAGCTCGACCGATTTATGATGAAATTCTCGATGGGCTATCCGGACGCGGAGACGGAGACCCGGATGATCGTGTCGCAGAGTGTGGCCCATCCCCTGGACTCCCTCGAGCCCGTGGCCGAGGTGGGGCAGATTCTGGCCATCCAGGCGCTGGTGAAGCAGGTGCACCTCGACGAAGCGGTGGCGAATTACCTCGTCTCGGTCATCCGGCTCACCCGGGAGAATCCGTCGATCTACCTGGGCGCCAGCCCGCGTGCGACGCTGGCGCTGGTGCAGGCGGCCAAGGCCTACGCCCTGCTGCAGGGCCGCGATTACGTGATCCCCGACGATATCAAGTTCCTGGCGCCTTTTGTGCTTGGGCACCGGATCATCCTGCAGGCGGAGGCGCGGATGGAGGGCGCCACGGTCGGCAGCGTGCTCCAATCCGTGTTCCAGCAGGTGAAGGTCCCGGTACGCCTGGAGAGGTGA
- a CDS encoding DUF1328 domain-containing protein, giving the protein MITWSFLFLLVAVAAGIFGFLGIAGTAAGIAKMLFIAFLILFVASFFTGRKGRT; this is encoded by the coding sequence ATGATCACCTGGTCCTTTCTGTTCCTTCTGGTGGCCGTCGCTGCGGGGATCTTCGGCTTTCTCGGCATCGCGGGAACAGCGGCGGGTATCGCCAAAATGCTGTTCATCGCGTTCCTGATCCTTTTCGTGGCGAGCTTTTTTACGGGACGAAAGGGCAGAACATGA
- a CDS encoding lysophospholipid acyltransferase family protein has protein sequence MVYWIIRNAVKLWLYLRFRIQVKGVRHIPEGGCILAMNHRSNYDSLLVGVHTPRKMHIMAKEELFRSKLGAWVITEMGAFPVKRGSCRSAFPEAFPEADRRGRPAFLVH, from the coding sequence GTGGTCTATTGGATAATACGAAACGCCGTCAAGCTGTGGCTTTATCTGAGGTTCCGCATCCAGGTGAAGGGTGTGCGTCATATCCCCGAGGGGGGCTGCATTCTGGCGATGAACCACAGGAGTAATTATGATTCGCTGCTGGTCGGCGTCCATACGCCGCGCAAGATGCATATTATGGCGAAGGAAGAGCTCTTCCGCAGCAAGCTTGGCGCCTGGGTTATTACGGAGATGGGGGCTTTCCCGGTGAAGCGAGGCAGTTGCCGATCTGCGTTCCCTGAAGCATTCCCTGAAGCTGATCGAAGAGGGCGGCCTGCTTTCCTTGTTCATTGA